A part of Papaver somniferum cultivar HN1 unplaced genomic scaffold, ASM357369v1 unplaced-scaffold_118, whole genome shotgun sequence genomic DNA contains:
- the LOC113330510 gene encoding uncharacterized protein LOC113330510, translating into MRFERVMLDLGASINVMPASIYESLNLGPLKDTGIVIQLVDRSNTYPKGVIEDVLVQVNQLIFPEDFYVLDMMDEDSPSSTPLLLGRQFMRTERTKIDVFKGALTMEFDDEIIGFNIFEGMRYPSDVYSCFSIDITDSLAQQIFELNGDDVLENTIMEGLGYGKYKDLESELSIFDELKEAVLALNSLQEVPQKYNASYVSLPLTNERLLSSIVQAPILELKPLPDHLKYVYLGDKEEFPVIIAKDLTQVQAEKLVRVLKEYKSAIGWTIADIKGIIPSTRMHRILLEEGENQQERLNDA; encoded by the exons atgag GTTTGAACGTGTTATGCTAGATTTAGGAGCATCCATTAACGTCATGCCTGCCTCCATTTATGAATCATtgaatcttggtcctcttaaagaTACCGGTATTGTTATACAACTTGTTGATAGGTCTAATACTTACCCTAAAGGGGTTattgaggatgttttggtgcaggttaacCAACTCATATTTCCGGAGGATTTCTATGTTCTTGACATGATGGACGAAGATTCACCATCGTCTACCCCCTTGTTGTTGGGTAGACAATTCATGCGAACCGAAAGAACAAAGATAGATGTTTTTAAAGGCGccctaactatggagtttgatgatgaaatcaTAGGTTTTAATATCTTTGAGGgtatgagatatcctagtgatgtgtaTTCctgtttttcaattgatattactGATTCTCTAGCTCAACAGatttttgaattgaatggtgatgatgtttTAGAAAACACCATAATGGAGGGTTTAGGTTATGGAAAATACAAAGACCTTGAAAGTGAATTGTCTATTTTTGATGAGCTTAAAGAGGctgttttagctcttaactcattACAAGAAGTTCCACAAAAGTATAATGCGTCTTATGTTTCTTTGCCACTTACTAATGAGAGACTTTTATCGTCGATTGTGCAGGCACCTATTCTTGAGTTGAAACCTCTTCCGGATCACCTCAAATACGTATATTTAGGTGATAAGGAAGAGTTTCCGGTGATCATTGCCAAAGACCTTACCCAGGTGCAAGCGGAGAAACTTGTTCGAGTGTTAAAAGAGTACAAGTCTGCCATTGGGTGGACCATTGCCGATATCAAAGGAATCATCCCTTCCACACGTATGCACCGAATACTTCTTGAGGAGGGGGAAAACCAACAAGAGAGGCTCAACGACGCTTGA